The following is a genomic window from Gloeocapsa sp. PCC 73106.
CAAATCAGCAAAACCATCGCCATTGTAATCTCCAGTACCGCGGATATTCCATTCTAGATTAGATTCAGTAGCGATACTGACAATTTCAGTAACTTCCTGTCCTTGGGTACCCCCCATCAACCAAAAACCATTGTTACCAGTACTGCGATCGCGCCAAATCAGATCATCTACATTATCTTCATTCATATCGTCGATCGCTACTAACTCCCAATTTAAATTAGTTTCACTGGTAAGGGCTACCGTAGCGCGCACGTTGAGGTCCTCATCCAGATACCAAATCCCATTAGACCCATTTTCTGAATTACGCCAGTATAAATCATTAATACCATCCTCATTAGGATCTCCGACACCTGCTATATACCAATCCGTATTATCTTCTCCTGCGAACGTCTCAATTCCCTCACGTTCAACCCCATTCATCAACCAAAGACCATTACTACCAGTGGCAAAATTGCGCCAAACTAGATCTTCATTCCCATCTTGATTGAAATCACCAACCCCAGAAATTGCCCAATCCAGGTTAGTTTCCTCAGGAATACTCACTCTAGCACTAGGAGTAAAACTATCCCCCTGGTTAACGTCATTCATCAACCAATAACCATTACTACCAGTGGCAAAATTGCGCCAAACGAAGTCAGAAATACCATCGTTATTGAAGTCGGCTTTCACACCACCTGCGTCTTCATCTAACTGATTGACTTGAAAAAGAGTAGTAGTACCACTTACTTCGTTAGCCACTACTACCAAAGGTTCTCCATTAGGACTATCTTCATCGCTAATAAACGTTACTCCCTCAGCACCTAAATCGCCAGTTTCGGGATTAGTAGTAATACCATCTTCTAAGGATGTGGGAATAAATTCACCATTAGCATCAACAAAATTACGATTGTTGACATAGTCTGCAAATTCAGGATTACGAGGATCACTGATATTGTAGACCATGACGCCTCCTACTCTTTCTAAACCAATGAAAGCGTAAGTTTCGCCCTCTATCACTCCTACAGCTACTCCTTCAGGTTCTGGTCCTTTGTCATCAGAACGATTATCAAAGGAGTTATTATCACCATGATTGCTATTGAAAAACTCTGGTATAGCTTGAGCAATATCCTGTTCCAGGCGATCGCCACTATCAAAAACCAAATTACCTTCGCTATCCCAAACAGAGAAAGAACGAGCCCCAAAACTATAAATTTCTTCAAATTGACCATCCCCATTCTCATCTCCTAGGGTATTAGTCACCGTCAAACGTCCTAAGTTTTGCTCCTGTTGCAGTTCATCTGCATCGGGAAAAGCCTCTGGATCTAATTCTAAATCAGCCACAGTGGATTCTTCATTAAAACCTGTATAACCTCGTGCATCTCCCTCATTGGCGGTGATTATATAGTCTTCTCCATCTATAGTAAATAAAGCGATTGAGTCAGGCTGATAAATTCCGAAAATCGGCCAATTGGCGATGTTAACTTCTCCATCACTATCACTGACGTCTAAGGGATTATCTTCAAGACTGTGATCTTTAAATCCTAAGGGTAAAATATCTAAAACCGTAGCATCTTCTAAATCAACAATCGCTAAAGCATTATTTTCTTGGAGACTCACGTAAGCGGTTGTCGAGTCGTCGCTGACAGCGATGTATTCTGGCTCTAAATCTTGTGCTACAGAAGCATTAGGTCCAAAAATCCGCACCCCTGAAGCGATTAATTCTTCTTGCTGTTCATTAAAGTCCTCAAACCCTGCTGTCTGGACATCGCTATCTTCTAAATCCTCTACTCCTTGACTAATGTCTACTATACTAATAGAACCTTCTGGGTCGATTTCATAGCTATCATCTGGTTCCCCTTCGTTAGCGACTACGACTCTATTCCCGTCAGGGGTGAAGGTTACCATATCTGGTAATGACCCCACTTCCAGTGTGTTGAGAGGATTGTCAAAGTTGTTAGCATTAGCCTCAAAGAAGGCGATTCTACCTGGTTCTTGTGGATTTTCATCTTCAATGGCTACTACCATCAAACCATTAGCGACATCCACGCTATTAGCCACACCACCAAAATTGCTAACATCAATTTCAGTAATTTTTTCAGGATTAGTTGGATCGCTGATATCGAGAACGTCTACAGTTACTTGATTGGCATTGACTACGAATAATCTTTGGGTTTCTGGATCGTGAGCTACTATTTCTGCTGCACTTTGGTCAAAAATTCCAGTTGCATAAGTGCCGATGGGATTGATTCTAATTGCCATAGATTGAGAATTTCTTATCTAGAGTATGCGCTTTCTAGTTTACATGAGCACAATTAAAAAAACTTTAAGTTATGATGATTGCGTAATTATCGATTGAGTCTGTAAGATGCTATTCCTTTTCAAGCTTTTATTGTGGATTCCTACGGCGATTATTTGCCTTAATATATTGGTGCTCTTAGTAGAATGCTTGAGCGCTCCATGGTTTAAGCTAAGTCAAATATCAGAAAATTCAACTGCATCTTCGAGTGTGGGGATACTGATTCCCGCTCATAATGAAGCTGAATGTCTGGGAAGAACTTTGAGTACACTGATTCCTCAAGTGAGTAACCCTAAAGAAATTCTGGTGATCGCTGATAATTGTACCGATCAAACCGAGGCGATCGCTCTAGCTAATGGTGTCAGTGTCTTAACAAGAACCAATACAGAAAAAAGAGGTAAAGGTTACGCTTTAGCCTATGGTTTGGATCATCTCCATATCAACCCTCCAGACATCCTGATCATGGTTGATGCTGACTGTCTAGTCGCGGATGACGCCATCAGGGAGTTAACCTTAAAGGTGATGAGTACTGGTAGACCCGTTCAAGCCTTATATTTGATGGAAAAACCCACCGATCCTAGTCCTAAAGATGTCATCTCTGCTTTTGCCTTTTTAGTGAAAAATTGGGTTCGTCCTTTGGGATTAAAAGTGCTTGGGCTTCCTTGTCTCTTGACAGGGACAGGTATGGGATTCCCCTGGGATGTTATTAATCAAGTTTCTCTAGATCATGGTAATATCGTTGAAGATATGCAGTTGGGCATTGATTTAGCTCTGGCGGGTTATCCTCCCGTTTTTCTCCCTACAGCTAAAGTGACTGGTATCTTACCTCAAAAAGAGCAGACAGCTCAAAAGCAGCGCAAACGTTGGGAACACGGTCATTTACAAACTATCATCACTCAGGTACCGAGTTTACTCACCGGTGCGATCGCTCAAAGAAGTCCAGATTTACTAGCTCTCGCTCTAGATTTAAGTGTTCCTCCTCTATCGGTACTAGTGATGTTTTGGAGTTTAACACTGTTTATAGCGCTAATCGGTGGTTTTGCTTTGGGAGTGTGGCTACCCGCTCTAGTTTTAAGCGTGGCTGGGTTATTACTCTTAGTGGCTATTATCACCGCTTGGGCAAACTTTGGCAAAGCTGAAACACCCTTAAAGACTTTGCTGATGATTCCTGTTTATATGCTTTCTAAGCTAACGATTTACTTGAGCTTTTTATCCAAACGTGAGTCTCAGTGGGTTAAAACCGAAAGAGATTAATGACGATCTAATTTCGCCAATTCATCTACTAGGGTGGAACGACCATCTTGAGGATCAGAGATAATCGCTTTCATTCCTTCGATAGTTGAGATCAAACTTCCAGGATCCATAAACATGACTTTGCTGCTTTCACTATTGCCGATCGCTTGTCCCATATCCATGTATTTCTGAGCTAGTAGAAATTGTAGGGCTTGAGCGGCTTGGCGATCGCCTCCTAAAGCTTTGGTAACCATTTGCATTGCTTCAGCTGTGGCTTGAGCTTTGAGTATTTGTTCTTGTTTACCCGCTTCTGCTTGTAGAATCAAGGCTTTTTTGTTCGCTTCTGCTTGTAATACTTGGGCTTCGGCTTTACCTTGAGCGGAGTTGATAGCTGAGTCTCTTTCTCCTTCTGAGGTTAAAATGGCAGCTCTTTTTTTACGTTCGGCTGCCATTTGTAGTTCCATGGATTCTTGTACTGCTTTAGATGGCATAATATCTCTAAGCTCTACCCTAGTTACTTTTATACCCCAGGGATCGGTAGCGATATCTAATTCTCTCAGTAATATCTCGTTAATCTCTGTGCGAGCGGTAAAGGTTTGATCGAGTTCTAATTGACCCATTTCTGAGCGGATCTGAGTTAAAACTAGATTAGTGAGCGCTTGTTGCAGATTTTCGACTTTATAGTAGGATTTATACATATCCATAATCCGCCAGTAGACTACCGCGTCAACGCTGATGGAAACGTTATCACGGGTGATGCAGGATTGGGGAGGTATATCGAGTACTTTTTCTTTAATTGTCCCTTTATACACTACTCTATCTATGAAGGGAACGATAAAATTGAGTCCCGGTTCTAATTTCTTTTTATAACTTCCTAAGCTTTCTACCAGATACTCGTTTTTCTCGCTGACGATTTTTACCGATGTGCTCAGTAAACTTGAGCCTAAGATAGCGGCAATGACAAATCCCACAAATGCTTCCATTGTTCTAATACCTCTAATTTTTAAACATTTTTTCTGAAGCGACGATCAAAGTATTGCCTTCTCGGCGCACTATATATACTTTTTCTTGAGGAGCAATTTCTTGTGTGTGATCGGCGGCTTTGGCTTGCCAAGAATTACCTTCGTAGAGCACTCTCCCAGTTTTTCCCGCGGGTATAGCTGTTATCGTTTCTCCTTCTAAATCATCCCCTCCAACCATCTTGGGTTTAACTAGAGCGGTAGACCAACGTTGTAGTAACCATACACTGAGACTAGAAAGAAACAACCACAGGACTACCTGCATAGCAAAACTGGGTAAAACCATAGAGATGAACCCAACGATTAAGGCTGTAAATCCCAACACAAACAAGATAAACTGAGTTGGTATACAGAACTCGGCAAAACAGAGTATAGCTCCCGCTATTAGCCACAGGGACGTAGTGTTTTGCATATGTTGCTATGCTTTATTATTAGCTACACTTTGATTATAGCTTGAAAAATTGGTAGGGCACTTATTTGTAAACTTCTTTTAACCTGGATAAAATGTTATTCTTAATGACGAAAAATAATTGACTTCTGAAAACAGATATAGGATAGAGAACTAGCACATGAAAAAATATGAAAAAAATAGTCATATTATCTACCATGGAGATGCAATAGAAATATTATGCTCTAAGGTTGGTGATGCGTCTGTGGATTTAATATTTATTGATCCTCCTTACAACATCGGAAAAAATTTTTCTCAATTTCAGGATAAATGGTCTTCTGATGTCGAATATACCAAATGGGCTTATAAGTGGATTGATGAGTGTATACGAGTACTAAAACCTAGTGGAACTATGTATGTAATGACAAGTACACAAGCTATGCCGTACTTTGATTTATATTTAAGAGATAAGCTGACAATTTTAAGTCGTATTGTTTGGTCATACGATAGCTCAGGAGTACAAGCAAAAAAATACTTTGGCTCAATGTATGAACCTATTTTGCATTGCGTAAAAGATCCAAAGTCATACACTTTTAATGCAGAG
Proteins encoded in this region:
- a CDS encoding NfeD family protein → MQNTTSLWLIAGAILCFAEFCIPTQFILFVLGFTALIVGFISMVLPSFAMQVVLWLFLSSLSVWLLQRWSTALVKPKMVGGDDLEGETITAIPAGKTGRVLYEGNSWQAKAADHTQEIAPQEKVYIVRREGNTLIVASEKMFKN
- a CDS encoding glycosyltransferase family 2 protein is translated as MLFLFKLLLWIPTAIICLNILVLLVECLSAPWFKLSQISENSTASSSVGILIPAHNEAECLGRTLSTLIPQVSNPKEILVIADNCTDQTEAIALANGVSVLTRTNTEKRGKGYALAYGLDHLHINPPDILIMVDADCLVADDAIRELTLKVMSTGRPVQALYLMEKPTDPSPKDVISAFAFLVKNWVRPLGLKVLGLPCLLTGTGMGFPWDVINQVSLDHGNIVEDMQLGIDLALAGYPPVFLPTAKVTGILPQKEQTAQKQRKRWEHGHLQTIITQVPSLLTGAIAQRSPDLLALALDLSVPPLSVLVMFWSLTLFIALIGGFALGVWLPALVLSVAGLLLLVAIITAWANFGKAETPLKTLLMIPVYMLSKLTIYLSFLSKRESQWVKTERD
- a CDS encoding SPFH domain-containing protein, with protein sequence MEAFVGFVIAAILGSSLLSTSVKIVSEKNEYLVESLGSYKKKLEPGLNFIVPFIDRVVYKGTIKEKVLDIPPQSCITRDNVSISVDAVVYWRIMDMYKSYYKVENLQQALTNLVLTQIRSEMGQLELDQTFTARTEINEILLRELDIATDPWGIKVTRVELRDIMPSKAVQESMELQMAAERKKRAAILTSEGERDSAINSAQGKAEAQVLQAEANKKALILQAEAGKQEQILKAQATAEAMQMVTKALGGDRQAAQALQFLLAQKYMDMGQAIGNSESSKVMFMDPGSLISTIEGMKAIISDPQDGRSTLVDELAKLDRH
- a CDS encoding choice-of-anchor I family protein, which codes for MAIRINPIGTYATGIFDQSAAEIVAHDPETQRLFVVNANQVTVDVLDISDPTNPEKITEIDVSNFGGVANSVDVANGLMVVAIEDENPQEPGRIAFFEANANNFDNPLNTLEVGSLPDMVTFTPDGNRVVVANEGEPDDSYEIDPEGSISIVDISQGVEDLEDSDVQTAGFEDFNEQQEELIASGVRIFGPNASVAQDLEPEYIAVSDDSTTAYVSLQENNALAIVDLEDATVLDILPLGFKDHSLEDNPLDVSDSDGEVNIANWPIFGIYQPDSIALFTIDGEDYIITANEGDARGYTGFNEESTVADLELDPEAFPDADELQQEQNLGRLTVTNTLGDENGDGQFEEIYSFGARSFSVWDSEGNLVFDSGDRLEQDIAQAIPEFFNSNHGDNNSFDNRSDDKGPEPEGVAVGVIEGETYAFIGLERVGGVMVYNISDPRNPEFADYVNNRNFVDANGEFIPTSLEDGITTNPETGDLGAEGVTFISDEDSPNGEPLVVVANEVSGTTTLFQVNQLDEDAGGVKADFNNDGISDFVWRNFATGSNGYWLMNDVNQGDSFTPSARVSIPEETNLDWAISGVGDFNQDGNEDLVWRNFATGSNGLWLMNGVEREGIETFAGEDNTDWYIAGVGDPNEDGINDLYWRNSENGSNGIWYLDEDLNVRATVALTSETNLNWELVAIDDMNEDNVDDLIWRDRSTGNNGFWLMGGTQGQEVTEIVSIATESNLEWNIRGTGDYNGDGFADLIWRNLSNGNNGVWLYDGNLNRLATVSFDTETNTDWQIVNR